From Moritella sp. Urea-trap-13, a single genomic window includes:
- a CDS encoding iron ABC transporter permease: protein MNHKLAFSWHSSSWFIAIMLALPIAALFYQAIGPSADVFQHLIDTVLLDYVQNTLILVFLVCLISSIIALPAAWLIAMCDFPGRKSLQWALMLPMAMPAYIVAYIYTDMFDYAGPVQIALRGVFGWQNASDYWFFDIRTIPGAATVLALVLYPYLYLLARTSFLEQSTSLIQASRMLGSSPLSSCLRVSLPLARPAIAVGLSLVAMETVADFATVNYFAVNTLTTAVYDTWIGYGSLTAAAQLSVMTLSVILLFVGLERFARRKQQVFQKSMLHEQEVRYQLTGGAKVLAMTWCWLLVFAGFLLPFAVLVNYAWHYFAESWTEEFFQYSANSLILAVIVASLAVFCAVLLGLYRRLVGTKYAAIPARISTMGYALPGTVLAIGIIIPLTSADFLLNDITELLWDWTPGLVFTGTTFALIFAYLIRFSAIAVGSIESSIDKISPSLDMVTRTLGHSPHSMIRKVHIPLIRKGILAGFLLVFIESMKELPTALLLRPFNYETLATYVFQFASDEMLEQAALAAIVIVLVGLIPLIFLNRSLEQQH, encoded by the coding sequence ATGAATCATAAGTTAGCCTTTTCTTGGCACTCTAGTAGTTGGTTTATTGCGATCATGTTAGCGCTACCTATTGCAGCTTTGTTTTATCAAGCTATAGGTCCCAGTGCAGATGTTTTTCAACATCTTATTGATACCGTTCTCCTCGATTATGTTCAAAATACCCTTATTCTGGTGTTTCTGGTTTGTTTAATCAGTAGCATTATTGCGTTACCTGCTGCCTGGCTTATTGCCATGTGTGATTTCCCTGGCCGTAAAAGCTTACAATGGGCGTTGATGTTACCAATGGCCATGCCTGCGTATATCGTCGCTTATATTTATACTGATATGTTTGATTATGCCGGCCCTGTGCAAATCGCTTTACGTGGTGTCTTTGGTTGGCAAAATGCCAGTGATTATTGGTTCTTTGATATTCGTACCATTCCTGGCGCGGCAACTGTTTTAGCTTTGGTGTTATACCCTTATCTGTATTTATTAGCCCGTACCTCATTCCTCGAACAATCAACCAGCCTTATTCAAGCCAGTCGTATGTTGGGCAGTTCACCCTTGTCGAGTTGTCTACGGGTATCTCTGCCGCTGGCACGTCCTGCGATCGCGGTGGGTTTATCGCTAGTGGCGATGGAAACGGTGGCTGATTTTGCTACGGTGAACTATTTTGCGGTTAATACTTTAACCACCGCGGTTTACGATACATGGATTGGTTATGGCAGTTTAACGGCGGCAGCGCAATTATCGGTGATGACATTATCGGTGATCTTATTATTTGTCGGTTTAGAGCGTTTCGCGCGTCGTAAACAGCAAGTATTTCAAAAAAGCATGTTACATGAACAAGAAGTGCGTTATCAGTTAACTGGCGGTGCGAAAGTATTAGCAATGACTTGGTGTTGGTTGCTGGTATTTGCTGGCTTCTTATTACCGTTTGCGGTGTTAGTGAATTATGCTTGGCACTATTTTGCTGAGTCTTGGACCGAAGAGTTTTTTCAATACAGCGCCAACAGTTTAATTCTGGCGGTTATTGTGGCTAGCTTAGCGGTTTTTTGCGCGGTATTACTGGGTTTATACCGTCGTTTAGTCGGTACTAAATACGCGGCTATCCCGGCACGTATTAGCACCATGGGTTATGCGTTGCCTGGTACTGTATTGGCGATTGGTATTATTATCCCGTTGACCTCGGCCGACTTTTTACTCAATGATATCACTGAGCTGTTATGGGACTGGACCCCTGGTTTAGTCTTTACCGGCACCACCTTTGCGCTTATTTTTGCGTATCTTATTCGCTTTTCAGCAATTGCGGTGGGCTCGATTGAAAGCAGTATTGATAAGATATCACCGTCGTTGGATATGGTGACGCGCACACTGGGACACAGTCCGCATAGCATGATCCGTAAAGTGCACATTCCGTTGATCCGTAAAGGTATACTGGCTGGTTTTTTGTTGGTGTTCATTGAATCAATGAAAGAACTGCCAACTGCCTTACTATTACGTCCGTTTAACTATGAAACACTCGCTACTTACGTCTTCCAGTTTGCTTCTGATGAAATGTTAGAGCAGGCAGCACTGGCGGCAATTGTGATCGTGTTAGTTGGACTCATTCCGCTTATTTTCTTAAACCGTTCTTTGGAGCAACAGCATTGA